GGAGGAGCAAAAACAAGAGGTGAGGACATTTCAGAACTGAAACTAATGTTCATTCCAAAAGAAACCCATGTACTTAATGTGTTTTCTGTCTGACTCAGCTTCTTTCTATTAATGAGAAATGGGCAAAGGAGTACCGAACCATGGAACAATACTACAAAGAAAAGGTCAGAAACAcaagatcgatcgatcgatcgatcgatcgatcgatcgatcgatctatctatctatctatctatctatctatctatctatctatctatctatctatctatctatctatctatctatctatctatctatctatctatctatctatctatctatctatctatctatctatccatccatccatccatccatccatccatccatccatccatccatccatctattgaACTTAgtttatacagtactgtgcaaaattcTGAGCcgaacatcatttttgttttattaaagttccaatgaccacacatatgtttttgtctctgtatttaaaataagataagataaaataagatatgctGTACtgtattgatcccccaagggggaaattcaaatgtgcagcagcagcacaagacaatatgcattcaaatagaatagaaaaatctAAAagattatatatacagggtggggaagcaaaatttacaatgaacatttagttgttttttctcagcaggcactacgtcaattgttttgaaaccaaacataaattgatgccataatcatacctaacactattatccataccttttcagaaacttttgcccatataagtaatcaggaaagcaaacgtcaaagactgtgtgatttgctgaatgcactcgtcacaccaaaggagatttcaaaaacagttggagtgtccataaagactgtttataatggaaagaagagaatgactatgagcaaaactattacgagaaagtctggaagtggaggaagcaacaaaaaaatgtaccaaagcttttattaaagctcctaaatccaaaatcctaaaggatccaaccaaatccatgagaaaaatggcaattgaacttgaggtagacaacaagaccgttagaaatgcagtaaaatatgatttgaagatttaaattctcatgactttcaataaactaattggtcatacactgtctttcaatccctgcctcaaaatattgtaaattttgcttccccaccctgtatatatatgtataatgtgttaaagtgacaaaaaaaagtaataataataacaataataaagtatcaagtgtgcagtaggtgacttgaTAAGTGTGAGAGTGACAGTGACAGATGCAAAAGTGTTCCAAAGTGTTCAGAGCAagatgtactattactactattattactgtattactactactgtatttagatccaatctgatatatgtgaaagtatgtacagcaggaaacacaaaagtttcagggaaagaACAgcctctataaaccaaagtggtagcatTTAGAGCATTGGCGGGCAACTCCAGTCCTCAAGGTCcagtatcctgcatattttagatgtttccctcttccatcacacctggttcaatgaatgatcagctcatcatcaagctctgcagaagcctgataatgatgtcatGGCTTCCAGATGTGCTGGAAGacggaaatatctaaaacatgcaggataccgacccACTCCTAACCTCCTTTTGCACTTAATGTGTCTTTAACCATTTTGTTCAGATTgattacattcattttctgatattttatagcaggtttcattcaacatgtcattGGTTTCTAACTGTTTGCGCAGCTTTTTGacatgaggtcaaaggtcacgctaCATACTGATTTTatcctttacaacacatttagtcaaTTTGTGTGTGAGTGTCTTATAAGGTTGTGCACAGATTCCTTTGTGTTTTCTCGTATCAGAagtaaagagaatgagaaataaatatgtataatcATTTCAACCctctaaaaataacaaatctgaggGTGGCCTAAGAGTTCTGCACAGCACTTTATAgtgtatatgcaaaaaaaaaaaaagctgtatgtCATGTTTACGTCTCTTTATTTAATGCAGGTTCGTCGTTTAAAAGCATTACTGCCGCAGGAAGTATGTGACGAGGGAGAAAAGCACATCACACCATATGAAACactaaaaatgaaaacacacagcaCACAGGTAAGTGCAGCATTTAAAGTTTATCTTCCAATTTACTGAAAAGCCTTTTTGTGCTGGACTAAATATGGATGTGTCTCCTCTCAGACGGGAGACGGTGACATCAACGGTGAGTTAGTAAAAGCAGAGCGAGAGGTGAAGAGACTACAAGAGCAGAACAGAACTCTGACCCGACGAGGACAGCATCAGCACGCAGAGATCACACGACTGAACAAGGTGAGTGTGGCGGTAAAAACACACctcaaaagtgtaaaaaaaaaaaaaaaagcagttattATAATACTTATAGTAACGTCTTAAATGTATCTAAACAGGCCCTTGAGGATGCACTTCAGAGCTGTCAGCCTGTGGAAATGAGCAGCGAAACACTACAGGATGTGTGGAAACATCAGGTCAGCGctgtttatcatcatcatccGACTTCAGACACAAATGAAATATGAAGCAATATTTCACTAGAATGCatcttaacccatagagacccagtgctacttttgtggcagttccaaaatgttttttttttgtctttatttaacttttttttaacgtgatttgtcaccatttactataatattatcctcagtattttgcatttttccagtgtaaatcaaatatttgcctatatttaattcactgatcatgtagatgttcataaaagctcaggttaaagctgagggttattatatcagaaacagaaaactgtagaaaaagtgactttttcagcaaagaaattAAAGCCTTTAGAAACCAGCCAAAGggtgatttttaacccataaagacccagtgctacttttgaagcagttccaaaatatttttttcctctacattatcttttattctaatattatcctctgcattttgtggtttttcagtgaaaatcagacattttcctatatttagtttactgatcacaggtgttaaacatgcggcccggaggccaaaaccCGACCGCCAAAGGTCCCAATCtggcccacaagatgaatttacaaagtgcaaaatgcaaaaattaccctgaagatattaacagtaaagggcatgaaacaaaaaaagatgtgaataactggaaaaaaatgaaattcctgaagaaaaataagtggaattttaacaatattctgcctattttgtgcctGGGTAGATCCGATCTgtcatacacatgtataaatcataaggtgaggcataacattgataaaattgcacttatttttcttcaggaatttcatttttttccagttattcacatctttttttgtttgggtagaaataatttcatcatttaatgttattttttgcgctaaaaaatttggagttgtcattatatataggttatcatgctattattttactggttccggcccgctggagatcaaattgggctgaatatggcccctgaaagaaaatgagtttgacacccctgatatagatgttcttaaaagatcagattaaagtcagGGTTAttgtaacaaaaacaaagaaaactgaagaaaaagtgactttttcagcaacaaaatcaacaactgaatgtaaatactagtgtgtccatccactatcattgacccaactccataggttttagtggtgaatcaatgttgtagaagatgacagtgtttccacggtaactacggagcctctgaacatccaaatggtcatatctgatgaccatgaaaaccatattttacctgaattatttcaacctaatgataggattagtggatcaaaagttattaaacattttagatcagtagatggttttggttgccagtggctgtttgggtctttatgggttaaaaaagatgggcatttcatgttgtggagtggttttgtggaacagaatggaactaaatatcaaacagtgtgaaaacatcaccAATTTAAGAAGATATATAAAAACATTATTTAGAGATATAGTAACAATAAACAGTACAATAGTAATCGTTAATGATGGTATGTAATCATATGTTCTATTTTTCAGTAATTTAACAACTGACCTATTCTTCATATggatagatctttattgtcactgtcacagggacaatgaaaatcagtttagcagcaaaaacacatagcacaaaaaaaagactataaaaatatcacacaaaattctgaaaaatgtaggcatgtgcacaaaactacaggataaaatattaaatatacgtACACTACTAAAAcgactgaaatatacaaaagctaactctataatACAGATGAGAAACAACATAAACTCAGCGTCTTCCTACACTTTTCAGACGTGAAATATTGTTAAAGAACCACAGTGACATAGCtgtacattgtgtgacatttgttttccttttttctatCTAACTTCTCACTGGTATGTCCTCATTTCATTTTACAGGCGGAGGTCTATAAGGAAGACTTCCTAAAGGAGCGAAAAGACAGGGAGAAGCTGAAGGGGAAGTATTTAGAACTGGAAAAGAAGTTTAGGAAAGTTCGTCATGAAGTACACATCATTAAATCTGAGGTACGACATATTATCCTGTGTTTTTCTGCATATTCACACTAATCATTTCAGTGTTTGATGTatctatatatcctatattacctgtgcaCATTCTATACTGCATTTTAATATCCTATATTAAGCTTATATactctatattacctgtatatatcctatattacctgtatatattctatactGCATTTTTATATTCTATATTAgccatatatatcctatattacctgtatatactctatattacctgtatatatcctatattacacgTGTATactctatattacctgtatatatcctatattacttgtatatattctatactgcattttaatatcctatattaagcttatataccctatattaccagtatatatcctttattacctgtatatattctatactGCATTTTTATATTCTATATTAgccatatatatcctatattacctgtatatactctatattacctgtatatagccTTTATTTCCTGTATATcctctatattacctgtatatatcctatattacacgTGTATactctatattacctgtatatatcctatattacctgtatatattctatactGCATTTTTAAATTCTATATTACTCATATATATCCAATATTACCTTTATGTACTCTACATTGCctgcatatatcctatattacttgtatatagcctatattacctgtatatattgtATACTGCATTTTTATATCCTAAATTACccgtatatattctatattacctgtatatagccTATATTTTATACTGCATttttatattctatattacccatatatattctatattaaccgtatatattctatatttcctgtatatattctatattaccgtatatattctatattacctgtatataggctatattacctgtatatattttaTACTGCATTTTTATATCCTATTTTACCTGTATATAGTCTATATTAcccatatatatcctatatacccgtatatatcctatattactcaTGTATActctatattacttgtatatagtctatattacctgtatatatcctatattacccgtATGTactctatattacctgtatatattctatattactcATATATActctgtattacctgtatatagtctatattacctgtatatattctatattactcATATATACTCTGTATTACCTGATATAGTCTATATTACCTGTTATTActcatattacctgtatatattctatattactcATATGTActctgtattacctgtatatagtctatattacccgtatataacctcatttgttgtatatatttctcatctgtagtatagaattAACTTTTGTACGTTTCAGTAGTTTTActttatgtatatttaatattttatcctgtctCTTTTTGCTTATTCCTACATTTtcagtatttgatatttttaaacagtcttttttgctgctaaactgattctCAGTGTTCATTGTTCATTGTGACAGTACAGATGTATTTTATTAATACTACTGTGTCTTCTTTTTCACAGCCCACTTGGACGACGCCACCGCAGCCGCTTGTCGAATGCGCCTGCGCAAAGCGAGACAAACGTCCGAACTACGACGCTGAGCCGCTCCACCAGCACTGCAACTACCTCCAGAGACGACACACGCtcaaagacaaactgtgaacATCGACCgcctcctctgtttttttgtgcGACGGCGTGTGACGTATCAGGCAGGACTACCTCCGGGAAAGTTCAGTGTTCTGTTCCAGTCGGCCGCAGGTTTGACCTCAGGCGGTGGGGGTGGTCTTAGAGTAGACCCCCGGTCCATTCTGTGGTCAAACTGCATGTGAAGCTCATGTACAGCAGGAAGGAGAAAAGCAGCCAAGTTTGGGACTTATCAATTGTTGTACAGTCTAAACACTATGACTCATGGGTAATGTttatctaaggcacaggtgtcaaacatgcggcctgggggccaaaaccggcccaccaaaagttccaatccggcccgcgggatgaatttgctaagtgcaagtcagggcatcaaactcaaaaataatatcataataacctataaataatgacaacaccatttttttctctttgatttagggcgaaaaacattaaattatgaaaatgtttacattaacaaactatcctttaataataaaatgtgaataacctgaacaaatatgaacaacctgagatgtctaaagtaaattaagtacaattttaacaatattctgcctgttattaaatgttttgtgcctttgtagatctgatctgtaatgcacatgtataaataagttgaggcataatattgataaaattgtgcttatatttcttgacaaatttaatttttttcaggttattcacattctttttgtttggatagtttgtaaatgtaaaaattggcacaactgaatgtcattttttgcactaaaacaatttggagttgccattatttattggttatcatgctattattttactggtccggcccacttcaggttaaattgggctgaatgtggaagaaaaggagtttgacacccctgatctaaggtgCAGAATGAAGGTGGAACCAACAACAAATCCAGTAAAAATGAAGTAGGACCAAACAAAGACAAGACACTCATTGAACCAGGAGACTGTAAACCTCTATAGGCTCTGTCACTAATACTTATTACAACTGTTAATACTAGTTATTTATGTGTGTGATCGATGTCCAGAGTGAATGAACTGTTTTGTTATATTATAAAGTAAATgctttatgtcacaggtgtcaaacatgcaaatctggcccgccaaagggttcaatccggcccctgggatgactttgtgaattgcaaaaattacactgaagatattaacagtcaaggatgttaaaatcactttaggtcatttcagtctaaagtgggtcaaatcagtaaaagacgatcagaataacctataattaatgaaaactgtaaatttgtctctttgttttagtataaaaaactgtaaaattacacaaaaatgttgacatttacagactagccttttacaaaaaatgtgaatatctgaaatgtctttagagaagtatgtggaattttaataatattctacttgttatttaatgttttgtgtatttgtagatccactgtgatctctaagttgtgattcacatgcataaatgataaactgaggagtaatactgttaacattgcacttattttactaacaaattttcatattgttcatatttgttcatgttatgttcaagtacaattcgtagatgtaaacattttcattacggaatttcctttttttactcaaaagttcttatcctattatttatattattttactggtccggcccactttagatcatattaggctgaatgcggcccctgaactaaatgagtttgacagccctgctttatgtTGTGTCTTCTGTTGTGAAGGAGATCTTGATCAAATTAAAcgaaaataattaatatttaaatgaaaaaatgttCTATGGAGTGCATAAATACACTCACAGCATGTTTTTAAATGAGATTTTCCAGACACATTCTCCTTTTACTTGGTCATTTATTATCGAAATAATCCACTGAACGTCATATGAAGACTCCTGACATGGAAGGCAAGCATTACATGAAAGTGCAGAGCAACTCCATCACTGGTATCACATTCTAAACCAGGGGCCTCAAACttatttaaccaataaagacaaaaaaaaacagccactgcagaccaaaaccatctactgatctaaactgtttaatacttgttatccattaatcttatcaaaacatgtaaataattggtgtaaaatacagtttgtcaacttttcatggtcatcagatatgacccatttagacgttcagaggcttcatagttaccatggaaacactgtcatcttctacaacattgattcaccaatatatatgtgtaataacacttaatcatataccttgaaaacatcagcaaaccggcacttttgtcatttattttccaattaatcttattaaaatacgtaacatttagcacatttaatgtctaaagcaaattatttctaaaaaattgtagaccagtgtaacctttaaattcagtctgagcttttatgaacatctacatcacaggtgccaaacatgcggcccgggggccaaatctggcccgccaaagggttcaatccggcccctgggatgaatttgtgaaatgcaaaaattacagaggatattaacagtcaaggatgttaaatcactttaggtcatttcagtctaaagtggatcaaatcagtaaaagactatcataataacctctaaataataaaaactgtaaatttgtctctttgttttagtataaaaaactgtaaaattacacaaaaatgttgacatttacagactagccttttacaaaaaatgtgaatatctgaaacgtctttagagaagtatgtggaattttaataatagtctacttgttatttaatattttatgtatttgtagacccactgtgatctctaagttgtgattcacatgtataaatgataaactgaggcctaatactgttaacattgcacttattttactaacgaattttcatattgttcatatttgttcatgttatgttcaagtacagttcgtagatgtaaacattttcattacggaatttcctttttttactcaaaagttcttatcctattatttatattatttagtgGTCTGGccggctgaacgtggcccctgaactaaaatgagtttgacagccctggtctacataatcagtgaattaacacctaaggacccagtgtgacttttgtgtcagttccccaataatttttttctctgtttttaacctttcttaactcatttatcaccatttattataacattatcctgtgaattttgcattttttccactgaaaatcatcAATTTTCCTATGTGTAATTaacaaatcatgtagatgttcataaaagctcagagtaaagtcaaaggtttttatatcaaaactgaaaaactgtggaaaaaaaggtgactttcagtaaaatatacacattatatgaacataaacccactgtcattgatccagctccatgggttttactggtgaatcagtgttgtagaagataacagtgtttccatggtaactaacttccaaatgggtcatatctgatgaccataaaaagatgacaaactgtattttacaccaattatttacatgatttgataggattagtggatcaacaggtattaaacagtttagatcagtagatggtttaggtcagcggtggatgtttgggtctttatgggttaaatatagaaaaatacaccgAAAAATCTCAAATTCAGAGAACAGTAAtatgggagctgccacaaaagtagcactgggtcttcaagggttaaataaaaaatgggaCTAACCTGAACTtccatgaacaaactggaattcATTACAAAAATCAGAACAATCTTATGCTtcacttattatttacacatgtgcgttatatGAGTGGATGCTTACCCAGCACTAAAACCCACCCCCTGATGCCATAAGCAGTAGAATGATTTGCCTCTAGTACCCTCTAGTGGAGATCAGCAGCAACTGCAACAACTTGACTTTTCCTCTTTCAGCCCTACAGGTTTTAGTCTTTCTTATATGAtgaaaatctggcattttttcttggtagtttttctaggttcaactggactaattttgctcttttgaaaaaaTTTCATCTCACATTCAAAAGATTTCTTCAATTCTTAGTACTATTTATTCTCACAGATAAATCTGTAtttgttgacctctgacccctctctTCATGGATACTTCACCACTTTTTCAGTCCCACTTCCAAGTAAATCCATTTTCTTTAGTAACATATATAATATTCTTGGAATTTACTTGTATTACATGTTTTTACAATCATGTTTCCTGGATATTTTTATtagacccccccaccaccaccaccatccaaTCACACTCCTCATATTTTGTGCCCAAGTATATTTTGGCAAAACTGGGTCAaagcttcaatttttttttatgaatttgtaaaatctttttttttccttaatttataATGGCCagatttcaaatatctgtagcaacaaaactcttacttgaattcataccaaatttggtttatagattgtcagtgatccagaatagatgtaattacattttgggaaaaataggtcaaagtttcaattttatatgaattttttatttatttatttatttattttctccaatttacttctaatgggtgaaatttcacaggcctgtagcagcaaaactattgcttgaattcataccaaatttggtttatagattgccagtgaaccagaatagatgtgattacattttaggaaaagcagatcaaagttaaatttttttaatgaatttttaaaaatcttttttttttgtctcacatttacttataacgtAAGGAttgagatttttaaaaatgatgttaacactaaaaataataatgttcctCCACTGAACCATGACCTTTTAAGGACGTAGACAGTCATTAGCTTACAGATGGAGATAgccagtgttaacaaacaaccaGCCCCTGGCACAAACTAACAAAAGCACACACGAATCTTACACACTGAATTTTGTTGTGTGCTATTAAGGGAGAATTACATTAGTGTAGTAGTACTACTTTATAAGAACCATATTTAGCGAAGCATATTCAAATAATAACACATGTATCAGGAGGTTAATGAAGGAAAACTGTTCATATGTGTATTAATAAGTGCTCTATATTGTCTAATATTCAACCAATATATTTAATACACAATTCTGAACTATGCCTGCTTTATAAAAGAGCTTAAAAGTCTTAAAACATGTGTCATATGTTAGTTTCATGTACATTACAGTTCAGTGTACTGTGAATTACTCTATATGACCAAAACTGTCGAgacattaaattcaggtgtttcactgCTAACAGAGTTGGACTATAAAATgtcatatcagctaaaatttgcttagaggtcttatttatgtctttgtgcatcagAAATCAATAGCAGTGAattcccaaaggaactttgtgttggtaaatgcaagttatgcaaatttacaggatttcagttctgttccaaCATGTTTAtgatcatatgaactatgttttcagctcaaaaatgtccaatttcatcacaattaatgctatattttcatgtcacaaatggccaagttatgatttaactgaatttacctgaaaaacaaatattctgttcttttacattccccaatttttcttaccagattctatcctacctatcacatgttttatttttacaggttcaatatggagtatggtgccgatccatcctgcttatgttacgccaatacatacattaagaatgtcacatgacactttttaaatcaacagttttctaataataagcatttttataaagaaataacaattctatattgttatttactctttagtatgatgataaactatacaactaataattctgatcctagtttttgcacagggatcattagtggaaacggtgacatggctgccgagcatcagtatgatgggatctgtaacaaccatgtcacatccgtccactgtcacattttgtgtttttgtgtcagctgttattgttttagatccacaata
This genomic window from Sphaeramia orbicularis chromosome 20, fSphaOr1.1, whole genome shotgun sequence contains:
- the LOC115411117 gene encoding TNFAIP3-interacting protein 1-like; this translates as MDKKMDRLPMESGKKLTHRLYPSLPSISRYEVFMPDRFIEDNLPEAALYHSENLREDTQSEGSTANTDFRMNAQILILEEQKQELLSINEKWAKEYRTMEQYYKEKVRRLKALLPQEVCDEGEKHITPYETLKMKTHSTQTGDGDINGELVKAEREVKRLQEQNRTLTRRGQHQHAEITRLNKALEDALQSCQPVEMSSETLQDVWKHQAEVYKEDFLKERKDREKLKGKYLELEKKFRKVRHEVHIIKSEPTWTTPPQPLVECACAKRDKRPNYDAEPLHQHCNYLQRRHTLKDKL